A part of Chitinimonas koreensis genomic DNA contains:
- a CDS encoding FIST signal transduction protein produces the protein MQIRQFALDRPGVLTEALEALAALDPQLLLVFGSIEKIGEPELAARLAAALPGCRIAGCSTAGEISADGVLDQTLVLTAVRFEQTRVALAATEVADIPDSHEAGSRLAGQLQADDLQAVLLFGPGIDINGSALIAGLAAALPAGVGISGGLAGDGGAFAGTLTLADGRIGARLVVAVGLYGTQLRVSHGSCHGWEPFGPARRVTRSVGNLLYELDGEPALEIYKRYLGDYARDLPASGLLFPFEMLGADQDQVGLIRTILGVDETDGMLVLAGEVIEDGFVRLMHASTDSLVDGAEEAASRALAGSADGGDALAILVSCVGRKLVMGARVDEEIEAVADLFGRRTTLAGFYSYGEMAPDIQGVDCKLHNQTMTVTYLSEPA, from the coding sequence ATGCAAATCAGGCAATTCGCCCTCGATCGACCCGGCGTGCTGACCGAGGCGCTGGAGGCCCTCGCCGCGCTCGATCCGCAACTGCTGCTCGTATTCGGTTCGATCGAGAAGATCGGCGAGCCCGAGCTGGCCGCCCGCCTCGCCGCCGCCCTGCCCGGCTGCCGCATCGCCGGCTGCTCGACCGCCGGCGAGATCTCGGCCGACGGCGTGCTCGACCAGACCCTGGTGCTGACCGCGGTGCGTTTCGAGCAGACCCGCGTCGCGCTGGCCGCCACCGAGGTGGCCGACATCCCCGATTCGCACGAAGCCGGCAGCCGCCTGGCCGGCCAGTTGCAGGCCGACGACCTGCAGGCGGTGCTGCTGTTCGGCCCCGGCATCGACATCAACGGCAGCGCGCTGATCGCCGGCCTCGCCGCTGCCTTGCCGGCCGGCGTGGGCATCAGCGGCGGCCTGGCCGGCGACGGCGGCGCCTTCGCCGGCACGCTGACGCTGGCCGACGGCCGCATCGGTGCCCGCCTGGTGGTCGCCGTCGGCCTCTACGGCACGCAATTGCGCGTCAGCCACGGTTCCTGCCACGGCTGGGAACCGTTCGGCCCGGCCCGGCGGGTCACCCGCAGCGTCGGCAACCTGCTGTACGAGCTCGACGGCGAGCCGGCGCTGGAAATCTACAAGCGCTACCTCGGCGACTACGCGCGCGACCTGCCGGCCTCCGGCCTGCTGTTCCCGTTCGAGATGCTCGGCGCCGACCAGGACCAGGTCGGCCTGATCCGCACCATCCTCGGCGTCGACGAGACCGACGGCATGCTGGTGCTGGCCGGCGAGGTGATCGAGGACGGCTTCGTGCGGCTGATGCACGCCAGCACCGATTCGCTGGTCGACGGCGCCGAGGAAGCCGCTTCGCGCGCGCTGGCCGGCTCGGCCGACGGCGGCGACGCGCTGGCCATCCTGGTCAGCTGCGTCGGCCGCAAGCTGGTGATGGGCGCCCGCGTCGACGAGGAGATCGAGGCGGTGGCCGACCTGTTCGGCCGCCGCACCACGCTGGCCGGCTTCTATTCCTACGGCGAGATGGCGCCGGACATCCAGGGCGTGGACTGCAAGCTGCACAACCAGACCATGACGGTCACCTACCTGTCCGAACCCGCCTGA
- a CDS encoding response regulator gives MALHNKTLLRQLRRSLQVDSDEALAALQQALAEPDRPEHRARLQALGSSLPGFLGMVQDGYEQFDRDLTLRSRSLELSTQELTAANDELRAARRTAEDASKMKSMFLANMSHEIRTPMNAIIGMSHLALRTDLQPKQRDYVQKIHNAGNALLGIINDILDFSKIEAGKLDMEAVDFNLDEVLANVATVTAGKAQDKDLEYLFDVPAHLPRALRGDPLRLGQILINLVNNAVKFTEQGEVHLSARLLAEEAGHVQLQFCVRDTGIGMTPEQSARLFQAFTQADGSTTRKFGGTGLGLSISKRLVEMMDGQIWVESEAGVGSRFLFTCRLATGQAAARHARVLPDALNGLKVLVVDDNPVAREVLLGALAELPVEAEAVAGPQEALAALHGVRDRPFRLLLTDWQMPGMNGIQLAGRAQAELAEPPRVVLVTAFGREEVRNAAEAAGIDDFLLKPINQSMLVDTLVELFAPEQAAAVPVRRDGRIPRFAAARVLLTEDNEINQQIAIELLESAGLEVDVANNGREALERLAGHAPDHYDLVFMDLQMPVMDGHEATRNIRADARYADLPVVAMTAHAMLEERARCLEEGMNDHISKPIDPAALYALLAQWLAARLSPDQPAAADARAQLLPDAIEGFDLAAARGRVNGNEKLLLKLLQSFRRDQAAAPAVIAAATAASDYLTAERLAHTLKGVAGNLGASAVAAQADALESLLRTQPPAAALAGPLAALQAALDTLAARLDAGLPAETGAASAIAARSPEAWQDDLQRLAGLIESCDREAMVLFDQLAPEFGASFGQGAVQAIRRGFDEFDFDSSLEALRYAAHEVDF, from the coding sequence ATGGCACTGCACAACAAGACCCTGCTGCGACAGCTTCGGCGCAGCCTGCAGGTCGATTCCGACGAAGCGCTGGCAGCGCTGCAGCAGGCGCTGGCCGAGCCCGACCGGCCCGAGCACCGCGCCCGGCTGCAGGCGCTCGGCAGCAGCCTGCCCGGCTTCCTCGGCATGGTGCAGGATGGCTACGAGCAGTTCGACCGCGACTTGACGCTGCGCTCGCGCAGCCTCGAGCTGTCGACCCAGGAGCTCACCGCCGCCAACGACGAGCTGCGCGCGGCGCGGCGCACGGCCGAGGACGCATCGAAGATGAAGTCGATGTTCCTGGCCAATATGAGCCACGAGATCCGCACCCCGATGAACGCCATCATCGGCATGTCCCACCTGGCGCTGCGCACCGACCTGCAACCCAAGCAGCGCGACTACGTGCAGAAGATCCACAACGCCGGCAACGCCCTCTTGGGGATCATCAACGACATCCTCGACTTCTCGAAGATCGAGGCCGGCAAACTCGACATGGAAGCGGTCGACTTCAACCTCGACGAGGTGCTGGCCAATGTCGCCACCGTCACCGCCGGCAAGGCGCAGGACAAGGATCTCGAATACCTGTTCGACGTGCCGGCCCACCTGCCGCGCGCGTTGCGCGGCGATCCGCTGCGGCTGGGCCAGATCCTGATCAACCTGGTCAACAACGCGGTCAAGTTCACCGAACAGGGCGAGGTGCACCTGTCGGCCCGGCTGCTGGCCGAAGAGGCCGGCCACGTGCAGCTGCAGTTCTGCGTGCGCGACACCGGCATCGGCATGACGCCGGAACAGTCGGCCCGGCTGTTCCAGGCCTTCACCCAGGCCGACGGCTCGACCACCCGCAAGTTCGGCGGCACCGGCCTCGGCCTCAGCATCTCCAAGCGGCTGGTCGAGATGATGGACGGCCAGATCTGGGTCGAGAGCGAGGCCGGCGTCGGCAGCCGCTTCCTGTTCACCTGCCGGCTCGCCACCGGCCAGGCCGCCGCCCGCCATGCGCGCGTGCTGCCCGACGCGCTCAACGGCCTCAAGGTGCTGGTGGTCGACGACAACCCGGTGGCGCGCGAAGTGCTGCTCGGCGCGCTGGCCGAGCTGCCGGTCGAGGCCGAGGCCGTCGCCGGTCCGCAGGAGGCGCTGGCGGCACTGCACGGTGTACGGGACCGGCCGTTCCGCTTGCTGCTGACCGACTGGCAGATGCCCGGCATGAACGGCATCCAGCTGGCCGGCCGCGCCCAGGCCGAGCTGGCCGAGCCGCCGCGGGTGGTGCTGGTCACCGCCTTCGGCCGCGAGGAAGTGCGCAATGCCGCCGAAGCGGCCGGCATCGACGATTTCCTGCTCAAGCCGATCAACCAGTCGATGCTGGTCGACACCCTGGTCGAGCTGTTCGCGCCCGAGCAGGCCGCCGCGGTGCCGGTCCGCCGCGACGGCCGCATCCCGCGCTTCGCGGCGGCGCGCGTGCTGCTGACCGAGGACAACGAGATCAACCAGCAGATCGCGATCGAGCTGCTCGAATCGGCCGGCCTCGAGGTCGACGTCGCCAACAACGGCCGCGAGGCGCTCGAACGGCTGGCCGGGCATGCGCCGGACCACTACGACCTGGTGTTCATGGACCTGCAGATGCCGGTGATGGACGGCCACGAGGCGACCCGGAACATCCGCGCCGATGCGCGCTACGCCGACCTGCCGGTGGTCGCCATGACCGCCCACGCCATGCTGGAGGAGCGCGCGCGCTGCCTCGAGGAAGGCATGAACGACCATATCAGCAAGCCGATCGACCCGGCCGCGCTGTACGCGCTGCTGGCGCAGTGGCTGGCCGCCAGGCTGAGCCCGGACCAGCCGGCCGCGGCCGATGCCCGCGCGCAGCTGCTGCCGGACGCGATCGAGGGCTTCGACCTCGCTGCCGCGCGCGGCCGCGTCAACGGCAACGAGAAACTGCTGCTCAAGCTGCTGCAGAGCTTCCGCCGCGACCAGGCGGCGGCGCCGGCGGTGATCGCCGCGGCGACGGCCGCCAGCGACTACCTGACGGCCGAGCGGCTGGCCCACACGCTCAAGGGCGTCGCCGGCAATCTCGGCGCCAGCGCGGTGGCGGCGCAGGCCGACGCGCTCGAGAGCCTGCTCAGGACGCAGCCGCCGGCGGCCGCGCTGGCCGGCCCGCTGGCCGCGCTGCAGGCGGCGCTCGATACGCTGGCGGCCCGGCTCGACGCCGGCCTGCCGGCCGAGACCGGCGCCGCGTCCGCCATCGCCGCCCGTTCGCCCGAGGCCTGGCAGGACGACCTGCAGCGGCTGGCCGGGCTGATCGAGAGCTGCGATCGCGAGGCGATGGTGCTGTTCGACCAGCTCGCGCCCGAGTTCGGCGCCAGCTTCGGCCAGGGCGCGGTGCAGGCGATCCGCCGCGGCTTCGACGAATTCGACTTCGACAGTTCGCTCGAAGCTCTGCGCTATGCCGCGCACGAAGTGGACTTCTGA
- a CDS encoding molybdopterin-dependent oxidoreductase produces the protein MSRFTPTSLKAALLLAAALAATPGWALDKPSGKVVLTLSGKVEQTNSAKGATFDMAMLEKLPQHTFTTQTPWYPKPVKFTGPLLRDVLAAAGAKGQKLLAVALNDYKTEIPVDDSTRYDVVVARLLDDKPMPVREKGPLFIVYPFDTKPELRTEIYYNRAAWQLKALQVQ, from the coding sequence ATGAGCAGATTCACCCCGACTTCCCTGAAAGCCGCCCTGCTGCTGGCCGCGGCGCTCGCCGCCACGCCGGGCTGGGCGCTCGACAAGCCGAGCGGCAAGGTAGTGCTGACCCTGAGCGGCAAGGTCGAGCAGACGAATTCCGCCAAGGGCGCCACCTTCGACATGGCGATGCTGGAGAAGCTGCCGCAGCACACCTTCACCACCCAGACGCCGTGGTATCCCAAGCCGGTCAAGTTCACCGGCCCGCTGCTGCGCGACGTGCTGGCCGCGGCCGGCGCCAAGGGCCAGAAGCTGCTGGCGGTGGCGCTGAACGACTACAAGACCGAGATCCCGGTCGACGACTCCACCCGCTACGACGTGGTGGTGGCCCGCCTGCTCGACGACAAGCCGATGCCGGTCCGCGAGAAGGGTCCGCTGTTCATCGTCTACCCTTTCGATACCAAGCCCGAACTGCGTACCGAGATCTACTACAACCGCGCGGCCTGGCAGCTGAAGGCCCTGCAGGTGCAGTGA
- a CDS encoding hybrid sensor histidine kinase/response regulator, with amino-acid sequence MTTATALAADLVSDDKAKRARRLVMTVAFALIAVFGGIVLLQSVQFDNLRDSLHAQDDNALWAYVQIDVEYQRLAHAIDRSLIGPDGIDEDELQLRYDLFVSRINPLQEGGFRPMAEQDPVYRPTMDQLAAFVAEADHYLGSQPDRKLDAKSLAALNERVDALRDPIRNLSLAGLHGAGRQTNNRNAQIRRQIMLGVALTVSQCLLTALLVFALLRQARQRERAQAEALESQQQMLAAQRHLMEALLSNEDELEARVTARTEELAQVNRILREHEAELVVARQAAEEASKMKSMFLANMSHEIRTPMNAIIGMSHLALRTDLQPKQRDYVQKIHNAGNALLGIINDILDFSKIEAGKLDMEIVEFDLDEVLSNVATVTAGKAHDKELEYLFDVPADLPRALRGDPLRLGQVLVNLVNNAIKFTESGEVHLSARMIDEEQGRAQLQFCVRDTGIGMTPEQAGRLFQAFTQADGSTTRKFGGTGLGLSISKRLVEMMDGQIWVESEAGVGSRFQFTCWLEIGEAAEQRGRVLPEALNGLKVLVVDDNPVARDVMVAALGNLPLEIDAVADGPAALGRLSQAGEAPYRLLLADWQMPGMNGIELAQRAMFDLPEPPRVVLVTAFGREEVRSAAEAAGIDGFLVKPINQSSLVDTLVGLFSPDYAAQSHAAAGQIPCFENARVLLVEDNDINQQIAVELLAAADIEVDLAGNGREGVETLQRHGPDHYDLVFMDLQMPVMDGHEATLAIRADARFDALPIIAMTAHAMIEERERCLAEGMNDHVTKPIDPAALYRLLAQRLAAKQVATPSGPAAEAGQAEASVLPDSLPGIDLPTALARVNGNARLLLKLLRSYRREQAAAPAAVAEAVAAGDYATAERLAHTLKGVSGNIGAREVQAPAAELEQALRAHAGPVELAPLLDVTRAALDALCAMLDAELPAEVETAAAVAARPLEDWLDDLQRLAGLMEDCDREAMVLFERIAAEFSATFGGQAAQTIRRGFDDFDFDAAREALLAAAAEKSLAL; translated from the coding sequence ATGACGACTGCCACCGCCCTTGCGGCGGACCTCGTATCCGACGACAAAGCCAAGCGCGCCCGGCGCCTGGTGATGACCGTCGCCTTCGCGCTGATCGCCGTGTTCGGCGGCATCGTGCTGCTGCAATCGGTGCAGTTCGACAACCTGCGCGACAGCCTGCACGCGCAGGACGACAACGCGCTGTGGGCCTATGTGCAGATCGACGTCGAATACCAGCGGCTGGCGCACGCGATCGACCGCAGCCTGATCGGGCCGGACGGCATCGACGAGGACGAGCTGCAGCTGCGCTACGACCTGTTCGTCAGCCGCATCAACCCGCTGCAGGAGGGCGGCTTCCGGCCGATGGCCGAGCAGGACCCGGTCTACCGGCCGACCATGGACCAGCTGGCGGCCTTCGTCGCCGAGGCCGACCACTACCTGGGCAGCCAGCCGGACCGCAAGCTCGACGCCAAGTCGCTGGCGGCCTTGAACGAGCGGGTCGACGCGCTGCGCGACCCGATCCGCAACCTGTCGCTGGCCGGCCTGCACGGCGCCGGCCGGCAGACCAACAACCGCAATGCGCAGATCCGCCGCCAGATCATGCTCGGCGTGGCGTTGACGGTGTCGCAGTGCCTGCTGACCGCGCTGCTGGTGTTCGCCCTGCTGCGCCAGGCGCGCCAGCGCGAGCGCGCCCAGGCCGAGGCGCTCGAGTCGCAGCAGCAGATGCTGGCGGCGCAGCGCCACCTGATGGAGGCGCTGCTGAGCAACGAGGACGAACTGGAGGCGCGGGTCACGGCGCGCACCGAGGAGCTGGCCCAGGTCAACCGGATCCTGCGCGAGCACGAGGCCGAGCTGGTGGTGGCGAGGCAGGCCGCCGAGGAAGCGTCGAAGATGAAGTCGATGTTCCTGGCCAACATGAGCCACGAGATCCGTACCCCGATGAACGCCATCATCGGCATGTCCCACCTGGCGCTGCGCACCGACCTGCAACCGAAGCAGCGCGACTACGTGCAGAAGATCCACAACGCCGGCAACGCCCTCTTGGGGATCATCAACGACATCCTCGACTTCTCGAAGATCGAGGCCGGCAAGCTCGACATGGAGATCGTCGAGTTCGATCTCGACGAGGTGCTGTCCAACGTCGCCACCGTCACCGCCGGCAAGGCGCACGACAAGGAGCTCGAATACCTGTTCGACGTGCCGGCCGACCTGCCGCGCGCGCTGCGCGGCGATCCGCTGCGGCTGGGGCAGGTGCTGGTCAACCTGGTCAACAACGCGATCAAGTTCACCGAAAGCGGCGAGGTGCACCTGTCGGCGCGGATGATCGACGAGGAACAGGGCCGCGCCCAGCTGCAGTTCTGCGTGCGCGACACCGGCATCGGCATGACGCCGGAGCAGGCCGGCCGGCTGTTCCAGGCCTTCACCCAGGCCGACGGCTCGACCACCCGCAAGTTCGGCGGCACCGGCCTCGGCCTCAGCATCTCCAAGCGGCTGGTCGAGATGATGGACGGCCAGATCTGGGTCGAGAGCGAGGCCGGCGTCGGCAGCCGCTTCCAGTTCACCTGCTGGCTCGAGATCGGCGAGGCGGCCGAGCAGCGCGGCCGGGTGCTGCCCGAGGCGCTCAACGGCCTCAAGGTGCTGGTGGTCGACGACAACCCGGTGGCGCGCGATGTGATGGTGGCAGCGCTGGGCAATCTGCCGCTCGAAATCGACGCGGTGGCCGACGGCCCGGCGGCGCTGGGCCGCCTGTCCCAGGCGGGCGAGGCGCCCTACCGGCTGCTGCTGGCCGACTGGCAGATGCCGGGCATGAACGGCATCGAGCTGGCCCAGCGCGCGATGTTCGACCTGCCCGAGCCGCCGCGCGTGGTGCTGGTCACCGCCTTCGGCCGCGAGGAAGTGCGCAGCGCGGCCGAGGCGGCCGGCATCGACGGTTTCCTGGTCAAGCCGATCAACCAGTCGAGCCTGGTCGACACCTTGGTCGGCTTGTTCTCGCCCGACTATGCTGCGCAGAGCCACGCCGCCGCCGGCCAGATCCCCTGCTTCGAGAACGCGCGCGTGCTGCTGGTCGAGGACAACGACATCAACCAGCAGATCGCGGTCGAGCTGCTGGCTGCCGCCGACATCGAAGTCGACCTGGCCGGCAACGGCCGCGAGGGCGTCGAAACGCTGCAGCGGCACGGCCCGGACCACTACGACCTGGTGTTCATGGACCTGCAGATGCCGGTGATGGACGGCCACGAGGCGACGCTGGCGATCCGCGCCGATGCGCGTTTCGACGCGCTGCCGATCATCGCCATGACCGCCCACGCCATGATCGAGGAACGCGAGCGCTGCCTGGCCGAGGGCATGAACGACCACGTCACCAAGCCGATCGACCCGGCCGCGCTGTACCGGCTGCTGGCCCAGCGGCTGGCCGCCAAGCAGGTGGCGACTCCGAGCGGGCCGGCGGCGGAAGCCGGCCAGGCCGAGGCGAGCGTGCTGCCCGACAGCCTGCCCGGCATCGACCTGCCGACGGCGCTGGCGCGCGTCAACGGCAATGCGCGGCTGCTGCTCAAGCTGCTGCGCAGCTACCGGCGCGAGCAGGCGGCGGCGCCGGCGGCGGTGGCCGAAGCGGTGGCCGCCGGCGACTACGCCACGGCCGAGCGCCTCGCCCATACGCTCAAGGGCGTGTCCGGCAATATCGGAGCGCGCGAGGTGCAGGCGCCGGCCGCCGAGCTCGAACAGGCGCTGCGCGCCCACGCCGGGCCGGTCGAGCTGGCGCCGCTGCTGGACGTCACCCGCGCCGCGCTCGATGCGCTGTGCGCCATGCTCGACGCCGAGCTGCCGGCCGAGGTGGAGACCGCCGCCGCGGTCGCCGCGCGGCCGCTGGAAGACTGGCTGGACGACCTGCAGCGGCTGGCCGGCCTGATGGAAGATTGCGACCGCGAGGCGATGGTGCTGTTCGAGCGGATCGCCGCCGAATTCAGCGCCACCTTCGGCGGCCAGGCCGCCCAGACCATCCGGCGCGGCTTCGACGATTTCGACTTCGACGCCGCGCGCGAGGCCCTGCTGGCCGCGGCCGCCGAAAAATCGCTCGCACTCTAG
- a CDS encoding response regulator — MSNALDFTDKPTILVVDDTPDNLMLLSDLLKDSYKVKLANGGAKALRLAATQPPPDLILLDVMMPEMDGYEVIRRLKSDPDTADIPVIFLTAKTEVEDERLGLSLGAADYITKPISPPIVLVRVETQLTVRNARRFLQDQNAYLDQQVKERTKEVELMRDATIHAMASLAETRDNETGNHIRRTQNYVSALAYALQDHPRFAEELTDENIDLLYKSAPLHDIGKVGVPDRILLKPGKLDPDEWETMKLHTVFGRDAILSVEQYLGRSNGFLVYAREIAYSHQEKWDGSGYPEGLVGDAIPLSARLMAVADVYDALISKRVYKPAFTHDEALDIMRAGRGTHFDPDVLDAFLAIEEKFRGIAARFQDVELV, encoded by the coding sequence ATGAGCAACGCCCTGGACTTCACCGACAAGCCGACCATCCTGGTGGTGGACGACACGCCGGACAACCTCATGCTGCTGTCCGACCTGCTCAAGGACAGCTACAAGGTCAAGCTCGCCAACGGCGGCGCCAAGGCGCTCAGGCTCGCCGCCACCCAGCCGCCGCCCGACCTGATCCTGCTCGATGTGATGATGCCGGAGATGGACGGCTACGAAGTGATCCGCCGGCTCAAGTCCGACCCGGACACCGCCGACATCCCGGTGATCTTCCTGACCGCCAAGACCGAGGTCGAGGACGAGCGGCTCGGCCTCTCGCTCGGCGCCGCCGACTACATCACCAAGCCGATCTCGCCGCCGATCGTGCTGGTGCGGGTCGAGACCCAGCTCACCGTGCGCAACGCGCGCCGCTTCCTGCAGGACCAGAACGCCTACCTCGACCAGCAGGTGAAGGAGCGCACCAAGGAAGTCGAGCTGATGCGCGACGCCACCATCCACGCGATGGCGAGCCTGGCCGAGACGCGCGACAACGAGACCGGCAACCATATCCGCCGCACCCAGAACTATGTCTCGGCGCTGGCCTACGCGCTGCAGGACCATCCGCGCTTCGCCGAAGAGCTGACCGACGAGAACATCGACCTCCTCTACAAGTCGGCGCCGCTGCACGACATCGGCAAGGTCGGCGTGCCCGACCGCATCCTGCTCAAGCCCGGCAAGCTCGACCCGGACGAGTGGGAGACCATGAAGCTGCACACCGTCTTCGGCCGCGACGCCATCCTGTCGGTCGAGCAATACCTCGGCCGCAGCAACGGCTTCCTGGTCTATGCGCGCGAGATCGCCTACTCGCACCAGGAGAAATGGGACGGCTCGGGCTATCCCGAAGGCCTGGTCGGCGACGCGATCCCGCTGTCGGCGCGGCTGATGGCGGTGGCCGACGTCTACGACGCGCTGATCTCCAAGCGCGTCTACAAGCCGGCCTTCACCCACGACGAGGCGCTCGACATCATGCGCGCCGGCCGCGGCACCCATTTCGACCCGGACGTGCTCGACGCCTTCCTGGCCATCGAGGAGAAGTTCCGCGGCATCGCCGCGCGCTTCCAGGACGTCGAGCTGGTCTAG
- a CDS encoding response regulator, which translates to MDTSPNILVADDYHQMRLAVQHVLSGMDLHNVHAASQGLEARHILESVPISLVIADWNMPGMTGYDLLRWCRNDQHYRDVPFILLTAESGRDFLGRAIEAGVSDYLVKPFTASTLRARINKILSAPPGPRRAPFKPAMPIAYETPVLGFDAPSEERLARSSVLVVDDVATNIEVIAGILKSEYAIKVAISGRKALEIAAGDNPPDLILLDVMMPEMDGYEVARRLKADARTRDIPVIFLTAKDQVDDVVDGLDLGAVDYVVKPAQPAILKARIRTHLRLSQANRDLKRQNQVLAENARLRDDIERITRHDLKSPIAAIAQTADSLLLDSEVPPALRDRLNLLGGAASHALEMVNLSFTLYKIEQGQYHAEPTRIDLGRLLGSVTQEMNVQFAWKPVMIVLDVPSAQAALGEAALCRSVFANLLKNAVEAAPEGTEVKVSLLRREHEVLIEFVNVGAVPAAIRPRFFEKYVTQGKSGGTGLGTYSARMLTEALGGRIELHSDDARVQTRLSVFLPAAD; encoded by the coding sequence ATGGACACGTCACCGAACATCCTAGTTGCCGACGACTACCACCAGATGCGCCTGGCGGTGCAGCACGTGCTCTCGGGCATGGACCTGCACAACGTGCATGCCGCCAGCCAGGGCCTGGAGGCGCGCCATATCCTCGAGTCGGTGCCGATCTCGCTGGTGATCGCCGACTGGAACATGCCGGGCATGACCGGCTACGACCTCTTGCGCTGGTGCCGCAACGACCAGCACTACCGCGACGTGCCCTTCATCCTGCTGACCGCCGAATCGGGCCGCGACTTCCTCGGCCGGGCGATCGAGGCCGGCGTCAGCGACTACCTGGTCAAGCCGTTCACCGCCTCGACGCTGCGCGCGCGCATCAACAAGATCCTCAGCGCCCCGCCCGGCCCGCGCCGCGCGCCGTTCAAGCCGGCCATGCCGATCGCCTACGAGACGCCGGTGCTCGGCTTCGACGCGCCGAGCGAGGAGCGGCTGGCCCGCTCCTCGGTGCTGGTGGTCGACGACGTCGCCACCAACATCGAGGTGATCGCCGGCATCCTCAAGAGCGAATACGCGATCAAGGTCGCCATCAGCGGCCGCAAGGCGCTCGAGATCGCCGCCGGCGACAACCCGCCCGACCTGATCCTGCTCGACGTGATGATGCCGGAGATGGACGGCTACGAAGTTGCCCGCCGGCTCAAGGCCGACGCGCGCACGCGCGACATCCCGGTGATCTTCCTGACCGCCAAGGACCAGGTCGACGACGTGGTCGACGGGCTGGACCTCGGCGCGGTCGACTACGTGGTCAAGCCGGCCCAGCCGGCCATCCTCAAGGCCCGCATCCGTACCCATCTGCGGCTGAGCCAGGCCAACCGCGACCTCAAGCGGCAGAACCAGGTGCTGGCCGAGAACGCCCGGCTGCGCGACGACATCGAGCGCATCACCCGCCACGACCTCAAGAGCCCGATCGCCGCGATCGCCCAGACTGCCGACAGCCTGCTGCTCGACAGCGAGGTGCCGCCGGCGCTGCGCGACCGGCTGAACCTGCTCGGCGGCGCCGCCAGCCACGCGCTGGAAATGGTCAACCTGTCGTTCACCCTCTACAAGATCGAGCAGGGCCAGTACCACGCCGAGCCGACCCGAATCGACCTCGGCCGCCTGCTCGGCTCGGTGACCCAGGAGATGAACGTCCAGTTCGCCTGGAAGCCGGTGATGATCGTGCTCGACGTGCCGTCGGCGCAGGCCGCGCTGGGCGAGGCGGCGCTGTGCCGCTCGGTGTTCGCCAACCTGCTCAAGAACGCGGTCGAGGCCGCGCCCGAGGGCACCGAGGTCAAGGTGTCGCTGCTGCGGCGCGAGCACGAGGTGCTGATCGAGTTCGTCAACGTCGGCGCGGTGCCGGCCGCGATCCGGCCGCGCTTCTTCGAGAAATACGTCACCCAGGGCAAGAGCGGCGGCACCGGGCTCGGCACCTACTCGGCGCGCATGCTGACCGAGGCGCTGGGCGGACGCATCGAGCTGCACAGCGACGACGCGCGCGTGCAGACCCGGCTGTCGGTCTTCCTGCCCGCCGCCGACTGA